Proteins from a genomic interval of Lolium perenne isolate Kyuss_39 chromosome 1, Kyuss_2.0, whole genome shotgun sequence:
- the LOC127296223 gene encoding uncharacterized protein has protein sequence MAPKRRRADQRAPPPAPPPPLRTELSQRRPVVVFAHGAGAPSSSDWMTHWKEMVKDALDAVEVVTFDYPYMSGGKRRPPPKADKLVDHHLGVVKNAVAEHPGHPLVLMGKSMGSRVSCMVASSDDINVSAVICLGYPLKGAKGALRDEILLKLTTPTMFVQGNKDGLCPLDKLEFTRKKMTCQNELHVVDGGDHSFKISQKHQNTTGVNQHDVETEAVKAIAQFIRSSIV, from the exons ATGGCTCCCAAGCGCCGCCGCGCGGACCagcgcgcgccgccgccagctccaccTCCGCCCCTTCGGACTGAACTGTCTCAGCGCCGACCGGTGGTCGTCTTCGCACACGGAGCCGGGGCCCCCTCCTCGTCCGATTGGATGACCCA CTGGAAGGAGATGGTGAAAGATGCTCTGGATGCCGTCGAAGTTGTGACATTTGACTATCCAT ATATGTCTGGTGGTAAGCGGAGGCCTCCCCCAAAGGCGGACAAGCTTGTTGATCATCATCTCGGTGTGGTGAAGAATGCTGTAGCAGAGCATCCGGGACACCCGCTTGTTCTGATGGGAAAGTCCATGGGTTCGAG GGTCAGCTGCATGGTGGCTAGCTCTGATGATATCAATGTTTCTGCTGTCATATGCTTGGGCTATCCATTGAAG GGAGCGAAGGGGGCACTGAGGGATGAGATATTGTTAAAGCTGACGACTCCAACAATGTTTGTGCAG GGCAATAAAGATGGCTTATGCCCCTTGGACAAGCTTGAGTTCACTCGCAAAAAGATGACCTGCCAGAATGAACTGCATGTTGTTGATGGTGGTGACCACTCTTTCAAGATCAGCCAAAAACACCAAAATACTACTGGAGTAAATCAACATGATGTTGAAACAGAAGCTGTTAAAGCAATTGCACAGTTCATCCGGAGCTCCATAGTATAA
- the LOC127296215 gene encoding bidirectional sugar transporter SWEET3a — protein MFDLHVTTGIVASVVCFLLYAVPILTFKRVIRKGSVEEFSCIPYILTLFSNLTYTWYGLPVVSSGWENWTLSGISSIGVLFSSTFIIIYTWFAPRGKKKLIMMMVSALVIIVVSAVLLSSFAMHTHQMRKAFVGSINLVASVLMYGSPLVAVKQVIRTKSVEFMPFYLSLFSFLTSLLWMLYGILGKDPFLTAPSAIGCLMGIIQLIVYCIYSKCKEAPKTNPDIERADVMKVSASQEDTKGQKP, from the exons ATGTTTGATCTACATGTAACAACGGGGATTGTAG CAAGCGTGGTTTGCTTTCTTCTCTATGCAGTACCAAT ATTGACATTCAAAAGAGTGATAAGGAAGGGCAGTGTAGAAGAATTCTCATGCATACCGTATATCTTAACTTTGTTTAGTAACCTCACCTATACTTGGTATGGCCTTCCGGTAGTGAGCTCTGGGTGGGAGAACTGGACTCTCTCCGGCATCAGCTCAATAGGAGTGCTCTTTTCAAGCACATTTATTATTATATACACATGGTTTGCACCTCGAGGAAAAAAG AAGCTTATCATGATGATGGTATCTGCGCTTGTAATAATCGTTGTTTCGGCTGTACTTTTGTCAAGCTTCGCAATGCACACCCACCAAATGCGTAAAGCATTTGTCGGTAGCATTAATCTGGTGGCTTCCGTATTAATGTATGGCTCTCCGTTGGTAGCTGTG AAACAAGTTATCAGGACAAAAAGTGTGGAGTTCATGCCATTCTACTTGTCATTGTTTTCCTTCTTGACAAGTTTACTGTGGATGTTATATGGGATACTAGGAAAGGATccttttctcacg GCACCAAGCGCCATCGGCTGTTTAATGGGTATCATTCAGTTGATTGTGTACTGCATTTACAGCAAATGCAAGGAAGCACCCAAAACGAATCCTGATATTGAGCGAGCAGATGTAATGAAAGTTTCAGCTAGTCAAGAGGACACAAAGGGACAAAAGCCATAA